A single window of Bacteroidota bacterium DNA harbors:
- a CDS encoding SprT-like domain-containing protein yields MTARELQFQKNCEVLKKYIPEGAVETIARWIVDYDFKLKIKKERSTKLGDYSSPQNGMNHVITINHNLNKYSFLVTLVHEVAHLSTFNKFKNTVAPHGQEWKNEFKILMQPFLITEIFPADVLYAIRKYLQNPAASSCTDTNLLRTLKLYDENSQQIFLEYLPYKSVFLYNGNKVFEKGERIRKRFRCIEIATGTVYLFNPLTEVELFEELANNQ; encoded by the coding sequence ATGACAGCGCGCGAATTGCAATTTCAAAAAAACTGTGAAGTACTGAAAAAGTACATTCCGGAAGGCGCTGTTGAAACCATTGCACGATGGATTGTAGATTATGATTTCAAATTAAAAATCAAAAAAGAACGCAGCACCAAATTGGGCGATTACTCTTCCCCTCAAAACGGAATGAACCATGTGATTACGATTAATCACAACCTCAATAAATATTCCTTTTTGGTAACGCTCGTACATGAAGTGGCGCACTTAAGTACATTTAATAAATTTAAAAATACGGTGGCGCCGCACGGACAAGAATGGAAAAATGAATTTAAAATTTTGATGCAGCCTTTTTTGATAACTGAAATTTTTCCGGCGGATGTACTTTATGCTATTCGGAAATACTTGCAAAATCCGGCCGCTTCCAGTTGTACGGATACCAATTTATTACGGACGCTAAAACTTTACGACGAAAATTCACAGCAAATATTCTTAGAATATCTCCCGTATAAAAGTGTGTTTTTGTACAATGGGAATAAAGTTTTCGAAAAAGGAGAGCGCATACGAAAACGGTTCCGCTGCATTGAAATAGCAACCGGAACCGTCTATCTTTTTAATCCCTTAACTGAGGTCGAACTGTTCGAAGAACTAGCGAACAATCAATGA
- a CDS encoding 1-acyl-sn-glycerol-3-phosphate acyltransferase: MSDPKFIDVSKILKEKVPHIEKWLPGFTINWLKRKLHEEEINDAMVILKDLCGLEFNAKGLDLLGAKIESVNAHHVPTDKRIIVASNHPLGGLDGMALIRAVGEIRPDVRFLVNDVLKNLKNFGDVFVGVNKIGANSAKSLRSMDEVLRSNDAVLIFPAGLVSRKQDGLIRDLEWKKSFVTQAIDHKRLIVPTFIEGENSKFFYRFANARKRLGIKGNIEMLFLPDEMFKQRGQTVRIHFSKPFDAAILHDKKSHREWAAHLKQFIYSKEFHQGIPFEEYMHL, encoded by the coding sequence ATGTCGGATCCTAAATTCATAGATGTTTCTAAAATTTTAAAGGAAAAGGTGCCACACATTGAAAAGTGGTTACCGGGTTTTACCATCAATTGGTTAAAACGCAAACTTCATGAAGAAGAGATTAATGACGCGATGGTGATTTTGAAAGATCTTTGCGGTTTGGAGTTTAACGCGAAGGGACTTGATTTACTGGGTGCTAAAATTGAATCAGTAAATGCGCATCATGTTCCAACTGATAAACGTATTATTGTTGCATCTAATCATCCACTTGGCGGACTAGACGGTATGGCTTTAATACGAGCTGTTGGCGAGATTCGTCCGGATGTTCGTTTTCTTGTAAACGATGTATTAAAGAATCTCAAAAATTTTGGCGATGTGTTTGTTGGTGTCAATAAAATTGGAGCGAATTCAGCAAAATCATTACGTAGTATGGATGAAGTATTGCGTTCAAATGACGCGGTATTAATATTTCCGGCAGGTTTGGTTTCCAGAAAACAAGACGGGCTCATCCGGGATTTAGAATGGAAAAAAAGTTTTGTTACACAGGCCATCGATCATAAACGTTTGATTGTCCCTACATTTATTGAGGGAGAAAATTCAAAATTCTTTTACCGTTTTGCCAATGCCCGCAAACGTTTAGGCATTAAAGGCAATATTGAGATGCTGTTTCTTCCGGATGAAATGTTTAAGCAGCGCGGACAAACCGTGCGTATCCATTTCAGTAAACCATTCGACGCGGCTATATTACACGATAAAAAATCACATCGCGAATGGGCAGCTCATTTAAAGCAATTTATTTACTCCAAAGAATTTCATCAGGGTATTCCGTTTGAGGAATACATGCACTTATAA
- a CDS encoding pyridoxal phosphate-dependent aminotransferase, with amino-acid sequence MDLKVSKLAENIIGSEIIKLAGEVNEKIKNGEKIYNLTIGDFNPKVFPIPTELKQAIVDAYFDDQTNYPAADGMLELREAVSKLLKERGGLNYSAGEILIAGGARPVIYSIFRAIVDANDTVIFAVPSWNNNHYTYLNGAKPVVIEATPENNFMPKASDIKPFIQQASLVALCSPQNPTGTVFSKEGLEEICDMILAENIRRGPDAKPVYLMYDQIYWALTHGNTKHYDPVSLRPEMKNYTVFVDGISKSLAATGVRVGWSMGPKKLIDKMKAILTHVGAWAPKAEQMASAKYLSDLSKYDVFLAEQKQKISDRLEGFYKGFQQLKAEGHKVDAIAPQAAIYLTIKFSLHGQKTADGKVLSTTKDVTKYILDEAKVAVVPFYAFGASEDSAWYRLSVGTCKMEDVDGIISNLRAALKKLS; translated from the coding sequence ATGGATTTAAAAGTATCCAAATTAGCCGAAAACATTATCGGCTCAGAAATTATTAAACTCGCCGGCGAAGTCAACGAGAAAATTAAAAACGGCGAGAAGATTTATAATCTTACCATTGGTGATTTTAATCCGAAGGTATTCCCTATTCCAACCGAATTAAAACAAGCGATCGTTGATGCTTATTTTGATGATCAAACGAATTATCCTGCAGCCGACGGTATGCTCGAATTGCGTGAAGCAGTTTCTAAATTATTAAAAGAGCGTGGAGGTTTAAATTATTCGGCAGGTGAAATTTTAATTGCCGGAGGGGCGCGCCCCGTTATCTACAGTATTTTCCGCGCTATCGTGGATGCTAATGATACTGTGATCTTCGCTGTGCCATCCTGGAATAACAACCACTATACTTATTTAAATGGCGCTAAACCTGTAGTGATTGAGGCTACTCCTGAAAATAATTTCATGCCGAAAGCTTCAGATATCAAACCATTCATTCAACAAGCTTCTTTAGTGGCGCTATGCTCACCGCAAAATCCAACCGGTACTGTATTTAGTAAAGAAGGTTTGGAAGAAATTTGCGATATGATTCTTGCGGAGAACATTCGTCGCGGACCGGATGCAAAGCCTGTATACTTAATGTACGATCAAATTTATTGGGCTTTAACTCACGGCAACACGAAACACTACGATCCTGTTAGTTTGCGCCCTGAAATGAAAAATTACACGGTGTTTGTTGACGGTATCTCCAAATCATTAGCCGCTACCGGTGTACGTGTGGGCTGGAGCATGGGTCCGAAAAAATTAATTGATAAAATGAAAGCCATTTTAACGCACGTAGGTGCATGGGCTCCTAAAGCGGAACAAATGGCGAGTGCAAAATATTTGAGCGACCTCAGCAAGTATGATGTTTTCTTAGCGGAGCAAAAACAAAAAATCAGCGATCGCCTCGAAGGATTTTACAAAGGCTTCCAGCAATTAAAAGCGGAAGGCCATAAAGTAGATGCAATTGCACCACAAGCTGCGATTTACTTAACCATTAAATTTTCGTTGCACGGACAAAAAACAGCAGACGGAAAAGTTTTATCGACCACCAAAGATGTGACTAAATATATTTTGGATGAGGCAAAAGTGGCTGTGGTTCCTTTCTACGCATTTGGTGCAAGTGAAGACTCAGCCTGGTACCGTTTATCGGTGGGAACTTGTAAAATGGAAGATGTAGATGGAATTATTTCTAATCTTCGTGCAGCGTTAAAGAAGTTGTCTTAG
- the secDF gene encoding protein translocase subunit SecDF encodes MQNKGAIKVFAILLGLACIFYLSFTWVTRGVEQEALAYAEGLASSPKVMQQAKDYAKGNSTKELSYIDSVKTKVADRYLDSVKNLPAYSLGFASYTYEECKKREINLGLDLRGGMNVTLEVSVIDIIKNLSNNSADANFNKALDETQKNLGKANNDDFITLFEKTYKQVAPNGKLAPIFTTIENKGKIEYNATNEQVIKFIRQQVDESITNAEKTFRSRIDRFGVAQPNIQKLESSGRILVELPGVKDKARVRELLQGTANLEFWETYENQEVAQYFEKANEKLRLVLNPDEAPVVADSTKTDSLSANVAKADSLVGDSSRTADSIAKAALAANTNSVNAQDTAYKNFIKRYPLYSQLAPIKPSLYSDGKQQYFTPGPIVGLAYSKEDTAKANEYLRNEKVRSAFPSKMKFMWSSKAKESKNQSGEVVGSYFELYAIKITDRNGKAALFGDIITDARKDYDQKSGAHPYISMSMNSEAAIKWKNLTKANMPSGNKQGRCIAVVMDNMVFSAPRVQSEIAGGQSQITGDFTNEEADALVAILSAGKLPAPARIVEENIVGPTLGLEAINSGLISFVIALLVILVFMAMYYNKAGVVANVALIANMFFIMGILTSLGAVLTLPGIAGIVLTIGLAVDANILIFERVREELALGKSTSQSIKEGFKHAMSSIIDSNVTLAILAVILMVFGTGPVQGFATTLLIGIGASLFSAILITRLIFDWMLERKMEIPFDNNATRNAFKNVSIDFVAKRKVYYAISTLVIVVGVVFYFKNGGFNLGVDFKGGRTYQVRFEKDMNTEDVKKSLATPFESAPEVKTLGSANQVKITTTYRVSDNAATADQEVEEALNTGLKTLGTKYEIMQQQKVGPTIATDIVYGAYGSILFSCLLMFIYIVIRFKKWQYGLGSVVALFHDVLIVLSFYTIFDGILPFSLEIGQDFIAAILTVMGYTMTETVVVFDRIRERLAESGKSDVQGEERNKLINFALNSTLSRTILTSLTVFFVLLVIFIWGGESIRGFIFALLIGRVIGTYSSLCISTPIVVDFDTEKKK; translated from the coding sequence ATGCAAAACAAAGGCGCGATTAAAGTTTTCGCAATCTTATTAGGTCTGGCTTGTATCTTCTATTTGTCGTTTACATGGGTTACAAGAGGTGTTGAACAAGAAGCATTAGCTTACGCTGAAGGATTAGCTTCATCTCCAAAGGTGATGCAACAAGCAAAAGATTATGCTAAGGGAAATTCAACAAAAGAATTAAGCTATATCGATTCGGTAAAAACGAAAGTTGCTGATCGTTACTTAGATTCTGTAAAGAATTTACCAGCTTACAGTTTAGGATTTGCGAGCTACACTTACGAAGAGTGTAAGAAACGCGAAATCAACTTAGGATTAGATTTACGTGGTGGTATGAACGTTACTTTAGAAGTTTCGGTTATCGATATCATCAAGAATTTATCTAATAACAGTGCTGATGCAAACTTCAACAAAGCATTAGATGAAACTCAAAAGAATTTAGGTAAAGCAAACAATGATGATTTCATTACTTTATTCGAGAAAACGTATAAGCAAGTTGCTCCAAACGGAAAATTAGCTCCTATTTTCACTACTATCGAGAATAAAGGAAAAATCGAATACAACGCTACCAATGAGCAAGTAATCAAATTTATCCGTCAGCAAGTGGATGAGTCAATTACAAACGCTGAAAAAACATTCCGTTCCCGTATCGACCGTTTTGGTGTAGCACAACCAAATATCCAAAAATTAGAATCAAGCGGACGTATCTTAGTTGAATTACCTGGTGTAAAAGATAAAGCACGTGTACGTGAATTATTACAAGGTACTGCAAACTTAGAGTTCTGGGAAACTTACGAAAATCAGGAAGTAGCTCAGTATTTCGAAAAAGCAAACGAAAAATTACGTTTAGTATTGAATCCGGATGAAGCACCTGTTGTTGCTGATTCAACTAAAACCGATAGCTTATCGGCTAACGTTGCAAAAGCAGATTCTTTAGTTGGTGATTCTTCCCGTACTGCAGATAGTATTGCAAAAGCCGCTTTGGCTGCTAACACAAATTCTGTAAACGCTCAGGATACTGCTTACAAAAACTTCATTAAGCGTTACCCATTATATTCTCAATTAGCTCCAATTAAGCCAAGCTTATACAGCGATGGAAAACAACAGTATTTCACCCCGGGCCCTATTGTTGGTTTAGCTTACAGCAAAGAAGATACCGCAAAAGCAAACGAATACTTACGTAACGAAAAAGTACGTTCTGCCTTCCCTTCAAAAATGAAATTCATGTGGAGTTCAAAAGCGAAGGAGAGCAAAAACCAAAGTGGTGAAGTAGTTGGTTCATACTTTGAATTGTATGCAATTAAAATTACAGACCGTAACGGTAAAGCTGCTTTATTCGGAGATATTATTACCGACGCTCGTAAAGATTACGATCAAAAGAGCGGTGCGCATCCATACATCAGCATGAGCATGAACTCTGAAGCTGCTATTAAATGGAAGAACTTAACAAAGGCTAACATGCCTTCAGGTAATAAGCAAGGTCGTTGTATCGCCGTAGTAATGGATAACATGGTGTTCTCTGCACCACGTGTACAATCTGAAATTGCAGGTGGTCAATCTCAAATTACAGGTGATTTCACCAACGAAGAAGCAGACGCTTTAGTAGCGATTTTAAGTGCCGGTAAATTACCTGCTCCTGCTCGTATCGTTGAAGAAAATATTGTTGGTCCGACTTTAGGTTTAGAAGCAATTAATTCCGGATTAATTTCATTCGTAATTGCCTTATTAGTGATTTTAGTTTTCATGGCGATGTATTACAACAAAGCCGGTGTTGTTGCTAACGTTGCATTGATCGCAAATATGTTCTTCATCATGGGTATCTTAACTTCCCTTGGTGCGGTGTTAACCTTACCGGGTATTGCGGGTATCGTATTAACCATCGGTTTAGCAGTGGATGCGAACATCCTTATCTTCGAACGTGTTCGTGAGGAATTAGCATTAGGAAAATCAACGTCACAATCTATTAAAGAAGGTTTCAAGCATGCGATGAGTTCTATCATTGACTCTAACGTAACACTTGCCATCTTAGCGGTTATCTTAATGGTGTTTGGTACAGGACCGGTTCAAGGTTTTGCTACTACATTATTAATTGGTATCGGCGCATCTTTATTCTCTGCGATTTTAATTACCCGTTTAATTTTCGATTGGATGTTAGAGCGTAAAATGGAAATTCCATTTGACAACAACGCTACACGTAACGCCTTCAAAAATGTAAGTATCGATTTCGTTGCAAAACGTAAAGTATATTACGCTATTTCAACTTTGGTAATTGTTGTTGGTGTTGTATTCTACTTTAAAAACGGTGGTTTCAATTTAGGTGTTGATTTCAAAGGTGGACGTACTTACCAAGTTCGTTTTGAAAAGGACATGAATACAGAAGACGTGAAAAAATCGTTAGCGACTCCTTTTGAATCAGCTCCGGAAGTAAAAACTTTAGGAAGCGCGAACCAGGTTAAAATCACAACTACTTACCGTGTATCTGATAATGCAGCAACAGCTGATCAGGAAGTGGAAGAAGCTTTAAATACAGGTTTAAAAACTTTAGGCACTAAGTATGAAATCATGCAGCAGCAAAAAGTGGGACCAACCATTGCAACGGATATCGTGTATGGTGCTTATGGTTCCATCTTGTTCTCATGTTTATTAATGTTTATTTATATCGTTATCCGATTCAAAAAATGGCAATACGGTTTAGGTTCGGTTGTGGCTTTATTCCACGACGTGCTTATCGTATTATCATTCTATACGATTTTCGACGGTATCCTTCCATTCTCTTTAGAAATTGGTCAGGATTTCATCGCGGCGATTTTAACGGTAATGGGTTACACCATGACTGAAACGGTGGTTGTGTTTGACCGTATCCGTGAGCGTTTAGCAGAAAGTGGAAAATCGGATGTACAAGGTGAAGAGCGTAACAAGTTAATCAACTTCGCGTTGAACAGTACCTTAAGCCGTACCATTTTAACATCATTAACTGTGTTCTTCGTGTTATTGGTAATCTTTATTTGGGGTGGAGAAAGTATCCGCGGATTTATCTTCGCCTTATTAATTGGTCGTGTAATTGGTACTTACTCTTCATTATGTATCTCAACTCCAATTGTAGTTGACTTCGATACAGAAAAGAAGAAGTAA
- a CDS encoding VWA domain-containing protein, with product MRLLRFIPLFLLLNFSLVAQVKKPEQLTRILFVFDASRSMVNTHGPLTRMEGAKKLFYKFVDSLSKQKNMQFALRMYGHTVKYPPGNCNDSKLIVPFGKNNLALIKQKVSEAKPTGITPIEHSLTQAANDFSDNKAVNMIIIITDGIEECGGDPCKARQKLMEKGIVFKPFIIGIGLTPEQIKTFECVGSYYDYDNANTFSSISDIIIKQKLNKTSAQVNLLDITSKPSETNVNMTFYDVNKKQYVYNYIHTLNYIGNPDTLYIDDYPTYKVVAHTIPPTESKEIKLTVGKHTLIPIDAPQGFLQVNRAVGVYNYNEKIKCVVRKGGDMQTIHVQQLNTTEKYIVGNYDLEILTLPRTYISSNQIEQSKTKSVDIASAGLLSVKSLESGDGCIMQEKNNKVEWVCNLTTATQQSFYLQPGNYRIEWRSKSLRGSIYTIEKKFNIRSDQETKVDLYK from the coding sequence ATGCGTTTACTGCGTTTTATACCTCTATTCTTGTTGCTGAACTTTAGTTTAGTGGCGCAGGTGAAAAAGCCCGAGCAACTAACCCGCATCTTGTTTGTGTTTGATGCCAGCCGCAGCATGGTTAATACACATGGTCCGCTTACACGTATGGAAGGCGCCAAAAAATTATTTTACAAATTCGTTGATAGTCTCTCGAAACAAAAAAACATGCAATTCGCTTTGCGTATGTACGGACATACCGTAAAATATCCTCCCGGCAATTGCAACGATTCGAAATTGATAGTTCCATTTGGAAAAAATAATTTGGCACTCATAAAGCAAAAAGTGAGTGAAGCAAAGCCTACCGGTATTACGCCCATTGAACATTCTTTAACGCAAGCTGCCAATGATTTTTCGGATAACAAAGCCGTGAATATGATTATCATAATTACGGATGGTATCGAAGAATGTGGCGGAGATCCATGCAAAGCACGACAGAAGTTAATGGAAAAAGGAATCGTTTTTAAGCCGTTTATTATCGGCATAGGATTAACCCCGGAACAAATAAAAACATTTGAATGTGTGGGAAGTTATTATGATTATGATAACGCCAATACCTTTTCCAGTATCAGTGATATCATCATCAAGCAAAAGCTTAATAAAACAAGTGCGCAGGTAAATTTACTGGATATCACTTCAAAGCCGAGCGAGACAAATGTCAACATGACTTTCTACGACGTCAATAAAAAGCAGTACGTTTATAATTACATTCATACACTTAATTACATCGGGAACCCGGATACTTTATACATTGATGATTATCCAACGTATAAAGTAGTAGCCCATACCATTCCGCCTACCGAAAGTAAAGAAATTAAACTAACGGTTGGCAAACATACCCTTATTCCGATCGATGCGCCGCAAGGGTTTTTGCAAGTCAACCGCGCGGTGGGCGTATATAACTACAACGAAAAAATTAAATGTGTTGTACGGAAGGGAGGCGATATGCAAACCATTCATGTACAACAACTCAACACAACCGAAAAATACATTGTAGGAAATTATGATTTGGAAATCTTAACGCTCCCGCGCACGTACATTTCCTCCAATCAAATTGAACAATCCAAAACTAAAAGTGTAGATATTGCCAGTGCCGGATTACTCTCTGTAAAATCATTAGAGAGCGGTGATGGTTGTATCATGCAAGAAAAAAACAACAAAGTAGAGTGGGTGTGTAATTTAACAACGGCCACCCAGCAATCTTTTTATTTGCAGCCCGGCAACTATCGTATCGAATGGCGTTCGAAAAGTTTAAGAGGCAGCATCTATACCATCGAAAAAAAATTCAACATCCGTTCCGATCAGGAAACCAAGGTTGATTTGTATAAATAA
- the mraZ gene encoding division/cell wall cluster transcriptional repressor MraZ, whose protein sequence is MNSLIGEYDCKMDVKGRIMFPVNLRKQLEAAFDQGFVINRNLHQKCLVLYPVAEWNKLNKKLSKLNRLIKANDVFVRKFTGGATACDADTTGRILLPKALTEYADIKTDIKVLGSNNVIEIWDKKMYEDFLNQDVNIEKLAEDVLGGLNFNDGDDE, encoded by the coding sequence ATGAACAGTTTGATAGGAGAATACGATTGTAAGATGGATGTCAAAGGCCGCATCATGTTTCCGGTTAATCTACGGAAGCAACTGGAGGCTGCCTTCGATCAAGGCTTTGTGATTAACCGAAATCTTCACCAAAAATGTTTGGTTTTATATCCGGTGGCCGAATGGAATAAGCTCAACAAAAAATTGAGCAAACTCAACCGCCTAATAAAAGCCAACGATGTTTTTGTAAGAAAGTTTACAGGTGGTGCTACCGCTTGCGATGCCGATACAACCGGACGTATTCTTTTGCCGAAAGCTTTAACTGAGTACGCTGATATTAAAACAGATATCAAAGTTTTAGGTAGTAATAATGTGATTGAAATCTGGGATAAGAAAATGTATGAGGACTTCTTAAACCAGGATGTCAATATTGAAAAATTAGCTGAAGATGTGTTGGGTGGATTAAACTTTAATGATGGAGATGATGAGTAA
- a CDS encoding LacI family DNA-binding transcriptional regulator — MKRLQLEDLSKQLGYSKTLISMVLNGKADQYGISKKTQAIVLDAVAKLDYTPNKFAKALRTGKSNFIGLIVADISNPFYSTIAKNIETTLFDRGYNLMVCSTEEDEEREKKLIDMLINQQGVDGIIIASTLKNSDYFNSPRFQRTPLVFIDRILPLFNGNFVVTDNYGGSKEIVEALIKKGCKKILCLSVTPSYISTIDDRIKGFVDATEKHNLNLGSEFIAPINFNKIQEDTLTTLKKMFYLHPDIDAVYSLNNHLGTATLKAFKDKSLSKYYDKVKLACFDDIDLFNLVDKPVLSVSQPVDDIGRNASLLMLDIIDGKKENKSMLVLPTSLIVR; from the coding sequence ATGAAAAGATTACAACTTGAAGATCTTTCGAAACAATTAGGGTATTCAAAAACCTTAATCTCAATGGTACTGAACGGAAAAGCCGATCAGTATGGCATTAGTAAAAAAACGCAGGCGATTGTTTTGGATGCCGTTGCTAAACTGGATTACACACCTAACAAGTTTGCAAAAGCACTTCGTACAGGTAAAAGTAATTTCATTGGTTTGATTGTGGCCGACATCTCTAACCCATTTTATTCTACCATCGCTAAAAATATTGAAACGACTTTGTTTGACCGTGGGTATAATTTAATGGTGTGTAGCACTGAAGAAGATGAAGAGCGCGAGAAAAAATTAATCGACATGCTCATTAATCAACAAGGTGTAGATGGAATTATCATTGCTTCTACTTTAAAGAACTCCGATTATTTTAATAGTCCGCGTTTTCAACGCACACCTCTTGTATTTATCGACCGTATCCTGCCTTTATTTAATGGCAATTTTGTGGTAACCGATAACTATGGCGGCTCTAAAGAAATTGTGGAAGCTTTAATTAAAAAAGGCTGCAAGAAAATTTTATGTTTATCGGTAACGCCTTCTTACATCAGTACCATCGACGATCGTATTAAGGGTTTTGTGGATGCAACTGAAAAGCACAACTTAAATTTAGGTTCTGAATTTATCGCACCAATTAATTTCAATAAAATTCAGGAAGATACTTTAACAACTTTAAAGAAAATGTTCTACCTGCATCCGGATATTGATGCGGTGTATTCATTGAATAACCATTTAGGAACAGCTACTTTAAAGGCCTTCAAAGATAAATCGCTCAGCAAATATTACGATAAAGTGAAATTAGCTTGTTTCGATGATATCGATTTGTTTAACCTCGTTGATAAACCTGTATTATCGGTATCACAACCGGTGGATGATATCGGCAGAAACGCTAGTTTATTGATGTTGGATATTATTGACGGTAAAAAGGAAAACAAATCAATGTTGGTATTACCAACTTCATTGATTGTTCGCTAG
- a CDS encoding gliding motility-associated C-terminal domain-containing protein has product MKNRFLLIFFFAFVLIKAQVAPPSLRCIACNASGDLTLTWISPNDPSSQFFSYEIFKANVLTGPYINIGTVNTRTITSFTDVGAGGNTQSKYYYIKTRWGAAGTNTSIASDTLRSIYLNLTNPNDGTASLMYNNIHTPKLLTSANVFNIYRENPTPSWVNIKNTGALNYRDTITVCNVFYNYQIQLADASGCISTSNVSGQNFKDLIPPQNGVLDSVSVNASGNTTMGWNASSSNDCIGYVIYYFNGSSWSNIDTVLGKNNTSYTSTLSASSNSVTHCIAAIDSCGNISPLGTSHNSINLKNTYDVCGRSANLTWIAYTNLPLGVLQYKIYCSVNGGVYNLIGNTTSTTFKHSGLEPGKTYCYIVRVVNVPGVITSTSNRTCLVATAPPSSAFAYLHYASVDLDQAALLSIYCDTTKSCRGYNILRSEDAVNFNLIGFAPYTGNLFVTYKDMDIKASEKPYYYKVELLDSCGNVRYVSNIGKTILLKVKNDGEKIFNNNLSWDHYTNWSGGVAGYNIYRVVDEQLQSSPVTFIPVGINTYTDNVEDIVQNSGKVGYIVTAVENFGNVYGLTGSSASNIAEAYVEGGVFVPGAFAPKGDNRIWKPVTQFVEKTDYKVTVLNRWGTKVFETTDENEGWDGSGMEDNTYVYILQYKNARGEFIEKKGTIVMIR; this is encoded by the coding sequence TTGAAAAACAGATTTCTGCTCATATTCTTTTTTGCCTTTGTTTTAATCAAAGCGCAGGTGGCACCGCCATCATTACGTTGCATTGCTTGTAACGCAAGCGGTGATTTAACACTTACGTGGATTAGCCCTAACGATCCGTCATCACAATTTTTTAGTTACGAAATTTTTAAGGCAAATGTTTTAACCGGACCATACATCAACATTGGAACGGTAAACACGCGTACCATTACTTCATTTACTGATGTAGGTGCAGGAGGAAATACCCAAAGCAAATATTATTACATTAAAACGCGTTGGGGCGCTGCGGGTACAAATACGTCTATTGCTTCAGATACGCTTCGCTCTATATATTTAAATCTTACCAATCCCAATGACGGAACGGCTTCGTTAATGTATAACAATATCCACACACCAAAACTTTTAACTTCAGCCAATGTGTTTAATATTTATCGCGAGAATCCAACGCCATCCTGGGTGAATATAAAAAACACAGGCGCTTTAAATTATCGCGATACAATCACTGTATGTAATGTGTTTTATAATTATCAGATTCAGTTGGCCGATGCCAGCGGATGTATTTCTACGTCTAATGTATCCGGACAAAACTTTAAAGATTTAATTCCTCCTCAAAATGGAGTTTTGGATTCAGTAAGTGTAAACGCATCCGGAAATACAACTATGGGATGGAATGCATCTTCCTCCAACGATTGTATTGGGTACGTGATTTATTATTTCAATGGTTCATCCTGGTCGAACATCGATACCGTATTAGGAAAAAATAATACAAGTTACACAAGCACTTTAAGCGCGAGCAGTAACAGCGTTACACATTGCATTGCAGCCATCGATAGTTGTGGAAACATTAGTCCGCTTGGCACCAGTCACAACAGTATCAATTTAAAAAACACTTATGATGTTTGCGGTAGGTCAGCCAATCTAACATGGATTGCATATACCAATTTACCATTGGGAGTTTTGCAATATAAAATTTATTGCTCTGTAAATGGCGGTGTTTACAATCTAATCGGTAATACCACCTCCACTACATTTAAGCATTCCGGATTAGAGCCGGGGAAAACGTATTGTTACATTGTGCGTGTGGTGAATGTTCCCGGCGTAATTACCTCTACATCTAACCGAACATGTTTGGTAGCTACGGCACCACCGTCATCAGCTTTCGCCTATTTACATTATGCGAGTGTTGATTTAGATCAAGCCGCTTTATTGAGTATCTATTGCGATACAACCAAATCCTGCAGGGGATATAACATTCTTCGCTCTGAAGACGCGGTGAATTTTAATCTGATAGGTTTTGCTCCATATACCGGAAATTTATTTGTCACTTATAAAGACATGGATATCAAGGCAAGTGAAAAGCCTTATTATTATAAAGTGGAGTTGTTGGATAGTTGCGGCAATGTGCGCTACGTTAGTAACATCGGAAAAACAATTTTACTAAAAGTAAAGAACGATGGCGAAAAGATTTTTAATAATAACTTGAGTTGGGATCACTATACAAATTGGTCGGGTGGAGTAGCCGGTTATAACATTTACAGAGTGGTGGATGAACAGCTACAATCTTCACCGGTTACTTTTATTCCTGTTGGCATCAATACATACACCGATAATGTAGAAGACATCGTTCAAAACAGCGGCAAGGTAGGTTACATCGTTACTGCAGTTGAAAATTTTGGTAATGTATACGGATTAACCGGCTCAAGTGCTTCCAATATCGCGGAAGCTTATGTGGAAGGTGGCGTATTTGTGCCTGGTGCTTTTGCACCAAAGGGCGATAACCGTATCTGGAAACCTGTAACACAATTTGTAGAAAAAACCGATTATAAGGTTACTGTTTTAAATCGTTGGGGAACAAAAGTATTTGAAACTACCGACGAAAACGAAGGGTGGGATGGTTCCGGTATGGAAGACAATACTTATGTTTATATTCTTCAATACAAAAATGCCCGTGGCGAATTCATTGAAAAAAAGGGCACCATCGTTATGATTCGCTAA